One Eremothecium cymbalariae DBVPG#7215 chromosome 2, complete sequence DNA window includes the following coding sequences:
- the TRM10 gene encoding tRNA (guanine(9)-N(1))-methyltransferase (similar to Ashbya gossypii ADR110C) yields MEAKTDSRGDSGEILRQPALPPIPEGMSKSQWKKICKKQRFLDNKEKYAQIRKEKKQRAKENRKARLSHHLKNGEDVPEELKSPPRVNTNQVYSGVQIIIDCSFDDLMNDKEIISMSTQITRAYSSNRRQNHFAKIKVTSFNKRLKERFDVGLKDCNYQSWKNFEFVAEEELPNENVVYLTADTDEKLETLEPGTVYIIGGIVDKNRYKGLCYNKAEKLGIPTKRLPIDEYIKLSGRKVLTTTHVIQLMLKYFDNHNWKEAFESVLPQRKLNGIESAKPSKSSVQGVCTDKDNEKQENSSAQLDTDDELSEKLL; encoded by the coding sequence ATGGAAGCTAAAACAGATTCTAGAGGAGACTCGGGTGAGATTCTCCGCCAACCTGCATTGCCTCCAATTCCAGAAGGAATGTCAAAGTCCCAGTGGAAGAAAATCTGTAAGAAACAACGGTTCTtggataataaagaaaagtaTGCACAAATACGtaaagaaaagaagcaaagaGCTAAGGAGAACCGCAAGGCCAGACTATCACACCACCTGAAAAATGGCGAAGATGTCCCTGAGGAATTGAAGAGTCCGCCCAGGGTTAATACTAATCAGGTCTATTCCGGGGTACAAATTATCATTGACTGCAGTTTCGATGATCTGATGAATGacaaagaaattattaGTATGTCCACACAGATTACTAGGGCATATTCTAGTAACAGGAGACAGAATCATTTTGCTAAAATTAAAGTCACCTCtttcaacaaaagattGAAGGAGAGATTTGATGTTGGTTTGAAAGATTGCAACTATCAGTCGTGgaaaaactttgaatttgttgctgaagaagaattgcCCAACGAAAATGTGGTATATCTGACTGCGGATACGGATGAAAAACTGGAGACCTTGGAACCCGGTACTGTCTACATTATAGGTGGTATTGTAGACAAAAACAGATATAAAGGTCTATGCTATAATAAAGCTGAGAAGCTGGGAATTCCCACAAAACGATTGCCTATAGATGAATACATCAAACTCAGCGGTCGAAAAGTATTGACTACGACACACGTGATACAATTGATGCTGAAATACTTCGACAATCACAATTGGAAAGAAGCATTCGAATCTGTGTTGCCTCAAAGGAAATTAAATGGAATTGAAAGCGCTAAACCAAGCAAGTCGAGCGTACAGGGTGTTTGCACGGATAAAGATAAcgaaaaacaagaaaataGCTCTGCACAACTTGAtactgatgatgaattaaGCGAGAAACTACTTTGA